In a genomic window of Curtobacterium sp. MCBD17_035:
- a CDS encoding glycosyltransferase, whose amino-acid sequence MTDTPATPLRIALVSLHTSPGDEPGSGEVGGMNVVVRHQAEALADLGHRVEIVTRRSSPTQPDSVEIVAGVCLRFLSAGPAQPVPKGEHDAFIEPFRAGLAELGPYDVFHAHHWFSGMAALPVAREHGVPHVQSFHSIAADAATPLSEGERPESAGRMEGEAFLARESDAVVAISEAEADTVRSRLGAAADRVVIVPPGVDGSVFRPASAATRAAAHDRPRYAVAAARVQPLKGLDLAIAAVAAVPEAVRPDLVIAGDASSEATGYVEELRALADRLGIGDRVRFVGPQSRPDLAMLFRNAGLVLVPSHSETYGLVALEGSASGVPVVAAAAGGLREAVVDGETGVVVESRDPEVWAGVIATVLTDPALADQLAAAGRERAERLSWERSAEGLVETYRSVIARVEERRRSASA is encoded by the coding sequence GTGACCGACACCCCCGCCACCCCGCTCCGGATCGCGCTCGTGTCGCTGCACACCTCCCCCGGGGACGAGCCCGGTTCCGGCGAGGTCGGTGGGATGAACGTCGTCGTGCGACACCAGGCCGAGGCGCTCGCGGACCTCGGGCATCGGGTCGAGATCGTCACCCGCCGGTCGTCACCGACGCAGCCGGACTCCGTCGAGATCGTCGCGGGCGTGTGCCTCCGATTCCTGTCGGCCGGGCCCGCACAGCCGGTCCCGAAGGGCGAACACGACGCCTTCATCGAGCCGTTCCGGGCGGGACTGGCGGAGCTCGGTCCGTACGACGTGTTCCACGCCCACCACTGGTTCTCGGGCATGGCCGCGCTGCCGGTGGCTCGGGAGCACGGGGTCCCCCACGTGCAGTCCTTCCACTCGATCGCCGCCGACGCAGCGACTCCGCTGTCCGAGGGCGAGCGCCCCGAGTCGGCGGGCCGGATGGAGGGCGAGGCGTTCCTGGCGCGCGAGTCGGACGCCGTCGTCGCGATCAGCGAGGCCGAGGCCGACACCGTCCGCTCCCGGCTCGGCGCCGCAGCGGATCGGGTGGTCATCGTGCCACCCGGCGTCGACGGCTCGGTGTTCCGTCCGGCGAGCGCCGCGACCCGCGCCGCCGCCCACGACCGCCCCCGCTACGCCGTCGCGGCCGCGCGCGTGCAGCCCCTCAAGGGCCTCGACCTGGCGATCGCCGCGGTCGCCGCCGTTCCCGAGGCCGTTCGGCCGGACCTGGTGATCGCGGGCGATGCGTCGAGCGAGGCGACCGGATACGTCGAGGAGCTCCGCGCGCTCGCGGATCGACTCGGCATCGGGGACCGGGTCCGGTTCGTCGGTCCGCAGTCGCGCCCGGACCTGGCGATGCTGTTCCGCAACGCAGGACTCGTGCTCGTGCCGTCGCACTCCGAGACGTACGGTCTCGTCGCGCTCGAGGGCTCCGCGTCCGGCGTGCCGGTGGTCGCCGCCGCCGCGGGTGGCCTGCGCGAGGCGGTCGTGGACGGTGAGACCGGCGTCGTCGTGGAGTCGCGCGACCCGGAGGTCTGGGCGGGCGTCATCGCGACCGTCCTGACCGATCCGGCGCTCGCGGACCAGCTCGCCGCGGCGGGGCGGGAGCGCGCGGAGCGGCTCAGCTGGGAGCGGTCCGCCGAGGGGCTCGTCGAGACCTACCGGTCGGTGATCGCGCGCGTCGAGGAGCGCCGGCGCTCCGCGTCCGCGTGA
- a CDS encoding DUF1524 domain-containing protein: MSAVLRRVVRAALVAGTLCLLTGCSAVSGSVPPGSGTGGIGGAGTAAAGPGAVSVSAAASAATAPGAADTPSTATGTAVALLATLPVKGRAAATGYDRVGDFGTAWLDRDHDGCDTRDDVLARDLTDVERPGGCRVLSGTLVSPYTGAAIRFTRGATTSAAVQIDHVVALEDAWQTGAQQLDQEAREDLANDPGNLLAVDGPSNEQKGSGDAATWLPHVVAFRCSYVARQVAVKAAYGLWVTPAEHDAIARILATCPMQPAVRTAFSARPGGTAAGSGSGGAAVAPAPATPAAPGAPAATPAGPTPAPSFANCAAVRAAGAAPLHVGDPGYSRQLDRDGDGTACED; the protein is encoded by the coding sequence GTGAGCGCCGTGCTCCGGCGAGTCGTCCGGGCGGCGCTCGTCGCCGGGACCCTGTGCCTGCTGACCGGGTGCTCGGCGGTGAGCGGCAGCGTGCCTCCCGGCTCCGGCACCGGCGGCATCGGCGGGGCGGGCACCGCTGCTGCCGGCCCCGGCGCGGTGAGCGTGAGCGCTGCCGCGAGCGCGGCGACCGCCCCGGGTGCCGCCGACACCCCCTCCACGGCGACAGGCACCGCCGTCGCCCTCCTGGCGACGCTGCCCGTCAAGGGCCGCGCCGCGGCGACCGGGTACGACCGCGTCGGCGACTTCGGCACCGCCTGGCTCGACCGCGACCACGACGGATGTGACACCCGCGACGACGTCCTGGCGCGCGATCTCACGGACGTCGAGCGCCCGGGAGGCTGCCGGGTGCTGTCCGGCACCCTCGTGTCGCCCTACACGGGAGCGGCGATCCGGTTCACGCGCGGCGCGACGACCTCGGCCGCCGTGCAGATCGACCACGTCGTGGCGCTCGAGGACGCCTGGCAGACGGGGGCGCAGCAGCTCGACCAGGAGGCTCGGGAGGACCTGGCGAACGACCCGGGCAACCTCCTGGCGGTCGACGGGCCGTCGAACGAGCAGAAGGGGTCCGGTGATGCCGCCACATGGCTGCCGCACGTCGTCGCGTTCCGGTGCTCCTACGTGGCCCGGCAGGTCGCGGTGAAGGCCGCGTACGGACTCTGGGTCACCCCAGCCGAACACGACGCGATCGCCCGGATCCTGGCGACCTGCCCGATGCAGCCCGCGGTCCGCACGGCGTTCTCGGCCCGACCGGGAGGCACGGCCGCCGGAAGCGGGTCGGGCGGCGCCGCCGTCGCCCCCGCTCCGGCGACTCCTGCGGCTCCCGGAGCGCCGGCTGCGACACCTGCCGGTCCGACGCCGGCACCGAGCTTCGCGAACTGTGCGGCGGTCCGGGCAGCCGGTGCGGCACCGCTCCACGTCGGCGACCCGGGGTACTCGCGCCAGCTCGACCGCGACGGCGACGGCACGGCCTGCGAGGACTGA